One window of the Synechococcus sp. CC9311 genome contains the following:
- a CDS encoding D-alanine--D-alanine ligase family protein — protein MPSSPVRIGVVFGGASGEHAVSIRSAITVINALQEGQNRDHFEVVPLYIDQEGRWWPEHIANSVLEQKQPLAEDSLPHPLPPAGFRSLPIDNDRVDVWFPVLHGPNGEDGTVQGLFTLMGQPYVGSGVLGSAVGMDKLAMKAAFAAAGLPQVPYVGLNVADLNHPERQNKLVARIEAELGYPCFVKPANMGSSVGISKARHRDQLLAGLKEAARHDTRLVVEHGVSARELECAVLGRQQLKASVVGEISFEADWYDYETKYTDGCSQTLIPAPLPDQVSAQIQAIALQACTAVHAYGLARVDVFYDEKSGDIWLNEINTLPGFTSQSMYPMLWEASGVALPDLVAQLVHTARE, from the coding sequence ATGCCCTCTTCTCCCGTTCGCATTGGCGTGGTGTTCGGAGGAGCATCCGGAGAGCATGCCGTATCGATTCGCTCGGCCATCACGGTGATCAATGCCCTTCAAGAAGGGCAAAATCGAGACCACTTCGAGGTTGTTCCGCTCTACATCGATCAGGAGGGGCGTTGGTGGCCTGAGCACATTGCCAACAGCGTGCTCGAGCAAAAGCAGCCGCTTGCAGAGGACAGCCTTCCCCATCCCCTACCGCCCGCAGGCTTTCGTTCCCTGCCGATCGACAACGACCGGGTGGATGTTTGGTTCCCCGTGCTTCATGGCCCTAACGGAGAGGACGGAACAGTGCAAGGGTTGTTCACGCTGATGGGGCAGCCTTATGTGGGCTCCGGCGTGCTCGGTTCAGCAGTAGGGATGGACAAGCTGGCCATGAAAGCTGCTTTTGCCGCCGCAGGTTTACCTCAGGTTCCCTACGTGGGGCTGAACGTTGCAGACCTCAATCACCCTGAACGCCAAAACAAGCTGGTCGCCAGGATCGAAGCGGAATTGGGCTATCCATGTTTTGTCAAACCCGCCAATATGGGCTCATCGGTTGGGATCAGCAAAGCGCGTCACCGAGACCAACTGCTTGCTGGCCTGAAAGAAGCAGCGCGCCATGACACCCGCCTCGTTGTGGAGCATGGTGTTAGCGCACGCGAGTTGGAATGCGCCGTACTTGGACGGCAACAGCTGAAGGCTTCCGTTGTGGGCGAAATCAGTTTTGAGGCCGATTGGTACGACTACGAGACCAAATACACCGACGGCTGCAGCCAAACGCTGATTCCAGCACCACTTCCCGACCAGGTGAGCGCTCAGATTCAGGCGATTGCCCTGCAAGCCTGCACAGCTGTTCACGCCTATGGCTTGGCACGGGTTGATGTTTTTTACGATGAGAAAAGCGGTGACATCTGGCTGAACGAGATCAATACCCTGCCTGGATTCACCTCCCAAAGTATGTATCCCATGCTTTGGGAGGCCAGTGGTGTCGCTTTACCCGACCTAGTGGCCCAGCTGGTCCACACAGCGCGAGAATGA
- the miaB gene encoding tRNA (N6-isopentenyl adenosine(37)-C2)-methylthiotransferase MiaB, with translation MDEGQRGSYWITTFGCQMNKADSERMAGILETMGYQEANAELDADLVLYNTCTIRDNAEQKVYSYLGRQAIRKRTNPNLTLVVAGCVAQQEGESLLRRVPELDLVMGPQHANRLETLLTQVQAGQQVVATEDHHILEDLTTARRDSSTCAWVNVIYGCNERCTYCVVPSVRGKEQSRLPESILLEMEGLAARGFKEITLLGQNIDAYGRDLPGITAEGRRQHTLTDLLHQVHDVEGIERLRFATSHPRYFTERLIDACADLPKVCEHFHIPFQSGDNELLKAMARGYTVERYRRIIDRIRKRMPDAAISADVIVAFPGETDAQYRRTLALIEEIGFDQVNTAAYSPRPNTPAADWNNQLSEEVKVARLQEINALVESTAKERNARYAGRIEQVLAEGMNPKDPSQLMGRTRTNRLTFFSAESPQGITHRAGDLVDVRIDQVRSFSLTGTPVIN, from the coding sequence CTGGACGAGGGGCAGCGCGGTAGCTACTGGATCACCACGTTTGGCTGCCAGATGAACAAGGCCGATTCCGAGCGGATGGCGGGAATCCTTGAAACCATGGGCTACCAGGAAGCCAACGCCGAACTGGATGCCGATCTCGTTCTCTACAACACCTGCACCATTCGCGACAACGCCGAACAAAAGGTGTACAGCTATTTGGGTCGCCAGGCCATCCGCAAGCGAACCAATCCAAATCTCACCTTGGTGGTGGCAGGCTGCGTCGCGCAACAAGAGGGAGAATCCCTACTCCGCCGGGTGCCAGAGCTGGATTTGGTCATGGGACCCCAGCACGCCAATCGCCTCGAGACCCTGCTCACACAAGTCCAAGCTGGACAACAGGTGGTCGCGACTGAAGACCATCACATCCTCGAAGACCTCACCACCGCCAGGCGTGACAGCAGCACCTGCGCTTGGGTGAATGTGATCTACGGCTGTAACGAGCGTTGCACGTATTGCGTGGTGCCCTCGGTTCGTGGCAAAGAACAATCCCGGCTGCCGGAGTCCATCCTTTTGGAAATGGAAGGCTTAGCAGCGCGTGGTTTTAAAGAGATCACCCTGCTCGGCCAAAACATCGATGCCTATGGCCGTGATCTACCAGGCATCACCGCCGAGGGCCGACGCCAGCACACCCTCACGGATCTCCTTCACCAAGTGCATGACGTGGAGGGCATCGAACGCCTGCGTTTTGCCACGAGTCACCCGAGATATTTCACCGAGCGCCTGATTGATGCCTGCGCCGACCTTCCAAAAGTATGCGAACACTTCCATATCCCTTTCCAAAGCGGTGATAACGAGCTTTTAAAAGCGATGGCCCGCGGATACACCGTTGAGCGTTACCGCCGCATCATTGATCGCATTCGCAAGCGAATGCCCGATGCAGCCATCAGTGCTGATGTGATCGTGGCCTTCCCCGGAGAAACCGATGCGCAATACAGACGCACCCTGGCGTTGATTGAAGAAATTGGCTTTGACCAAGTGAACACAGCTGCCTATTCGCCAAGGCCCAACACCCCTGCTGCGGACTGGAACAATCAGCTCTCTGAAGAGGTCAAAGTGGCACGCCTTCAAGAGATCAATGCTCTAGTTGAATCCACGGCAAAAGAACGGAACGCTCGCTATGCCGGTCGGATTGAGCAAGTGCTTGCAGAGGGAATGAATCCCAAAGATCCAAGCCAGCTCATGGGGCGGACGCGCACCAACAGGCTGACCTTCTTCTCTGCTGAATCCCCTCAAGGCATCACGCATCGTGCGGGAGATCTAGTCGATGTTCGAATCGATCAAGTTCGCTCCTTCTCCCTTACTGGCACACCGGTGATCAACTGA
- a CDS encoding enolase C-terminal domain-like protein, which produces MGWSLRRFSLTKAVPLAISRGTTAKVEHLELTFSRDGCIGRGETGGFDTGHRAFSTDHLASELEALMPKLVDVDPADRQRLAPLLQPLTPPARCAVDLALWDWWGQRLGQPVWRLFGLDGSRSVATSVTLGLGSVDAVVSRLHRWWHQLPATRIKLKLGGADGCDHDRTLLGAVAQALQERAQQQQQTMELQVDANGGWSLDEAKAMQEALHQAGVVLLEQPMAAVLDPERDTAAFAALKPYCAMPLVADESCWDLQDLLRLAPHVDGVNLKLLKSGGLSEAWLMAQVAQRLELDLMIGCYSDSLLLNGAAAQLLPLIRWPDLDSHLNLVDDPYQGLDLEGDQMRAPAAAGLGITRA; this is translated from the coding sequence ATGGGCTGGTCTCTTCGGCGCTTTTCTCTCACCAAAGCGGTGCCGCTTGCCATCAGCCGCGGTACCACCGCCAAGGTGGAACATCTCGAGCTCACCTTCAGCCGGGATGGTTGCATCGGCCGCGGCGAAACGGGAGGGTTTGATACGGGGCATCGTGCCTTCAGTACCGACCACTTGGCCTCGGAGCTCGAGGCGTTGATGCCAAAACTGGTCGATGTTGACCCTGCTGATCGCCAGCGACTCGCCCCTTTGCTGCAGCCGCTAACGCCTCCGGCCCGTTGTGCCGTGGACCTAGCCCTTTGGGATTGGTGGGGGCAACGGTTGGGACAGCCGGTCTGGCGCCTGTTTGGCCTCGATGGCAGTCGGTCTGTTGCCACCAGCGTGACCTTGGGGCTCGGTTCAGTCGATGCGGTTGTCAGCCGTCTTCATCGTTGGTGGCATCAGCTACCGGCAACGCGCATCAAACTCAAACTTGGCGGTGCTGATGGCTGCGATCACGATCGGACCCTGTTGGGGGCGGTTGCTCAGGCTCTGCAGGAGCGCGCGCAACAGCAGCAGCAAACGATGGAGCTTCAAGTGGATGCCAACGGTGGCTGGAGTCTCGATGAGGCAAAGGCGATGCAGGAGGCACTGCATCAGGCAGGAGTGGTGTTGCTGGAGCAGCCCATGGCGGCAGTGCTCGATCCTGAGCGAGATACGGCTGCCTTTGCGGCGCTCAAGCCCTATTGCGCCATGCCCCTTGTGGCCGACGAGAGCTGTTGGGATCTGCAGGATTTGTTGCGTCTTGCCCCTCACGTCGATGGGGTGAATCTCAAGTTGCTGAAAAGTGGAGGGCTCAGTGAGGCTTGGCTGATGGCTCAGGTAGCTCAGCGGTTGGAGCTGGATCTGATGATTGGCTGCTATTCCGACAGCCTCTTGCTCAATGGGGCGGCCGCCCAGCTGCTTCCCTTGATCCGTTGGCCTGATCTCGACAGCCATCTCAATCTTGTGGATGACCCCTATCAGGGGCTTGACTTGGAAGGAGATCAAATGCGAGCACCAGCTGCGGCTGGGCTGGGCATTACCCGCGCGTAA
- a CDS encoding DUF1611 domain-containing protein: protein MPLLLLQHGGLTSLSGKTGLALLRHRRGPIAAVIDPDHAQGSLAEITGIDRSVPIVRDLAAAMTHRPAVAVVGLAPSGGVLPDPLRRDALAALQAGLHLASGLHTQLGEDPEFKAACHAGQWIWDLRREPPTVQVGQARAAALSCKRVLAVGTDMAVGKMSACLALQAAAERHKLVCRFVGTGQAGILISGRGVPLDAVRVDYAAGAVEVAVLKAGTGLSEQDLLVVEGQGSLCHPGSSATLPLMRGSQPTALLMVHRAGQSTIGRLPQIPLPPLKECISLCESLAAIARPRGAGPPPKVQALALNTGELSAEEAQRSIRSCEDALGLPCDDPIRNQADGLLKVFLNR, encoded by the coding sequence ATGCCTTTGCTGCTGCTGCAGCACGGTGGTCTCACGTCCCTCTCAGGTAAGACAGGACTTGCACTGTTGCGTCATCGACGGGGGCCGATTGCCGCTGTCATTGATCCTGATCATGCCCAGGGCTCCCTGGCTGAGATCACAGGGATTGATCGTTCTGTGCCAATCGTGCGCGATCTGGCTGCGGCTATGACTCATCGTCCTGCAGTCGCCGTGGTGGGCTTGGCTCCTTCCGGTGGAGTTCTGCCCGACCCGCTGAGAAGGGATGCTTTGGCCGCGCTGCAGGCCGGGTTACACCTGGCCAGTGGCTTGCATACGCAGTTGGGAGAAGATCCCGAATTCAAGGCTGCCTGTCATGCCGGGCAATGGATCTGGGATTTACGTCGGGAGCCCCCCACCGTGCAGGTGGGTCAGGCTCGTGCTGCTGCACTTTCCTGCAAGCGCGTTTTAGCGGTGGGGACCGATATGGCTGTAGGAAAGATGAGTGCCTGTTTGGCGCTGCAAGCGGCAGCAGAACGGCACAAGCTGGTATGTCGGTTTGTGGGAACCGGTCAGGCTGGAATTTTGATCAGCGGTCGGGGCGTTCCTTTGGATGCGGTGCGGGTGGACTACGCCGCTGGTGCGGTGGAAGTGGCTGTATTAAAAGCGGGTACAGGGTTGTCAGAGCAGGATTTGTTGGTGGTGGAAGGGCAAGGGTCGCTTTGTCACCCAGGCTCGAGTGCCACGCTTCCCTTGATGCGTGGCAGTCAACCAACGGCGTTGCTGATGGTGCATCGGGCAGGTCAGTCCACGATCGGGCGACTGCCGCAGATACCGCTGCCCCCGTTGAAGGAGTGCATCAGTCTCTGTGAGTCGCTTGCAGCGATTGCGCGTCCGCGAGGCGCAGGGCCTCCTCCGAAAGTCCAAGCCCTTGCTCTTAACACAGGGGAGTTGTCGGCCGAGGAAGCGCAGAGATCCATCCGTTCTTGTGAAGATGCCTTAGGCCTGCCGTGCGACGACCCCATCCGTAATCAGGCAGACGGCCTACTCAAGGTCTTCCTTAATCGTTGA
- a CDS encoding DUF4359 domain-containing protein, with translation MAAVLAFAVSGVALAFANPSSEDFKSYAGGQLVSVISDELCEGGLPMVLQLWVKDCPRLIRDQEPALAELAGQFSRRLNLGLASIYTTELGGQDLLPTLRLPEYSVTTLGIAGQFVILQSKSDAGKIE, from the coding sequence TTGGCCGCTGTTCTGGCATTCGCCGTCTCTGGTGTAGCACTCGCCTTCGCCAATCCCTCCTCTGAGGACTTCAAGAGCTATGCGGGCGGCCAACTCGTCTCCGTAATCAGTGACGAGTTATGTGAGGGTGGATTGCCGATGGTGTTGCAGCTTTGGGTCAAAGATTGCCCGCGCTTGATCCGCGATCAGGAGCCAGCGTTGGCGGAGCTCGCTGGTCAATTCAGCCGTCGTCTCAACCTTGGCTTGGCCAGCATTTACACCACAGAGCTGGGTGGACAGGACTTACTCCCCACCTTGCGACTTCCTGAGTATTCGGTCACGACCCTCGGAATCGCCGGCCAATTTGTCATCCTTCAATCCAAGAGTGACGCTGGCAAGATCGAATGA
- a CDS encoding amidohydrolase family protein: MIPRVGDGTLSAWIPRGLVELGDERVGTPAPITRADGLCALQVSWREGRIVQVQPLDEGAAEPEGMLLPRLLEPHAHLDKAFSWSRYPNLSGTYAGAMAANFREHQTRTLEVVQERFERAMQLVWRHGLRAVRTHIDSLGPGAQCSWDAILDGAFRWQGLVTVQPVALVPVEHWGTSEGEQLAARVAASGGLLGGVISPPCSGRAPRQALKHLLALADRHGCGVDLHIDEASSEPAAGLFQLLRVLKRMPVSVPITCSHASSLSLLRASALQRLAERMALYNIRVVALPLTNGWLLGRQDFGTPLRRPLAPIRQLQRAGVCVAVGGDNVQDPWFPAGNFDPLALIAASLAQAQLAPWERLGLSPFTTAAARLMEMEWDGVIRAGAPADAMQLSVHSWAEALAAPPERRLLVRGVWLQDST, translated from the coding sequence ATGATTCCTCGTGTTGGAGATGGCACTCTCAGTGCCTGGATTCCAAGGGGACTGGTCGAGCTGGGCGATGAACGCGTTGGCACTCCAGCGCCGATTACACGCGCTGATGGCCTTTGTGCCTTGCAGGTCTCCTGGCGTGAAGGACGGATTGTGCAAGTCCAGCCTCTCGATGAGGGGGCAGCGGAACCGGAAGGGATGTTGCTTCCCCGTTTGCTGGAACCGCATGCACATCTAGATAAGGCGTTTAGCTGGAGCCGCTATCCCAACCTCAGTGGTACTTATGCCGGAGCGATGGCGGCCAACTTCAGGGAACATCAGACCCGAACCCTTGAGGTGGTTCAAGAGCGCTTTGAGCGCGCCATGCAATTGGTATGGCGCCATGGTCTGCGCGCTGTGCGCACCCATATCGACAGCCTTGGGCCTGGGGCCCAGTGCAGCTGGGACGCCATTCTTGATGGAGCCTTCCGTTGGCAAGGCCTTGTCACGGTTCAGCCAGTTGCCCTGGTTCCTGTTGAGCATTGGGGCACCTCAGAAGGGGAACAGCTGGCGGCTCGGGTGGCAGCGTCCGGTGGCTTGCTCGGCGGAGTGATCTCCCCGCCCTGCTCTGGGCGTGCGCCCCGCCAGGCGTTGAAACACCTTTTGGCGTTGGCCGACCGGCATGGATGTGGGGTGGATTTGCACATCGACGAAGCCAGCTCTGAGCCTGCTGCCGGCTTGTTTCAGCTGTTGCGCGTTCTCAAGCGGATGCCCGTTTCAGTGCCGATCACCTGCAGCCATGCCAGCAGCCTGTCGCTCCTTAGAGCATCTGCGTTGCAGCGGCTTGCTGAACGGATGGCGCTTTACAACATTCGAGTGGTGGCTCTCCCTCTGACCAATGGTTGGCTTTTAGGTCGGCAAGATTTCGGTACTCCTCTGCGGCGACCCTTGGCTCCGATTCGTCAGTTGCAGCGTGCTGGGGTGTGCGTGGCCGTCGGCGGTGACAACGTGCAGGATCCATGGTTCCCAGCTGGCAACTTTGACCCTTTGGCTTTGATTGCAGCGAGCTTGGCTCAAGCCCAGCTGGCTCCCTGGGAGCGCTTGGGTCTTTCGCCCTTCACAACGGCGGCCGCGCGATTGATGGAGATGGAGTGGGACGGGGTGATCCGGGCTGGTGCACCGGCTGATGCGATGCAGCTTTCCGTTCACAGCTGGGCGGAAGCCTTGGCGGCACCTCCGGAGCGTCGATTGTTGGTGCGTGGGGTGTGGCTGCAGGATTCAACCTGA
- a CDS encoding FAD-binding oxidoreductase codes for MVFDALHNELAAIADLSLLTSPADLDRYSRDAYDYSPVLRKQLSQCRADLVVSAASVQAVQAVAAACHRHGVPLTLRGSGTGNYGQCVPLKGGVVLLMDALREVRSIDPASGVVTVECGCLMRDLDRALAVHGRQLRLFPSTWRSATIGGFISGGSGGIGSVRWGFLRDPGHLLGLEVVTMESSPRLLQLEAAEAEALNHAYGTNGIITALKLSSAARVAWQEVVVDCPNWTSAVELAQRCGQAAVELNLCTVLQSAIVERLPSWSGASRGQHRLLLLVAPDGVSTIERLASSLQAQVEVLGPEDNHQGNGLRELSWNHTTLHLRNHDPNWTYLQMLLPQPEQACMDGLQQRWGDDLVWHLEAVRQQGAFRLAALPVVYWRGAKALQDLIDDCLAQGAFVFNPHVLTVEGGGLGVIDGDQVAAKHRHDPDGLLNPGKLGGFPA; via the coding sequence ATGGTTTTCGATGCTTTGCACAACGAGCTGGCAGCCATTGCCGATCTCAGCTTGCTGACGAGTCCAGCCGATTTGGACCGTTATTCCCGTGACGCCTATGACTACTCACCAGTGCTGCGAAAACAGCTCAGTCAATGCCGCGCCGATCTCGTCGTCAGTGCGGCTTCGGTGCAGGCGGTGCAAGCGGTGGCCGCGGCATGCCATCGCCATGGCGTGCCGCTGACCTTGCGTGGGTCGGGAACGGGTAATTACGGCCAGTGCGTTCCCTTGAAAGGAGGTGTGGTGCTCTTGATGGATGCCTTGCGCGAGGTGCGTTCCATCGATCCGGCTTCTGGTGTTGTGACCGTGGAATGCGGTTGCTTGATGCGTGACTTGGACCGCGCCTTGGCTGTTCATGGCCGGCAATTAAGGCTGTTTCCAAGTACTTGGCGCAGTGCCACGATCGGTGGCTTTATCAGCGGCGGATCCGGGGGGATCGGCTCAGTGCGCTGGGGATTTTTGCGAGATCCCGGTCACCTGCTCGGCCTGGAGGTGGTGACGATGGAGTCTTCACCTCGGCTGTTGCAATTGGAGGCTGCTGAGGCGGAAGCCTTGAATCATGCCTATGGCACCAATGGCATCATCACGGCACTCAAGCTCTCCTCGGCGGCGCGGGTGGCGTGGCAGGAGGTGGTTGTGGATTGTCCCAACTGGACGTCGGCGGTGGAGTTGGCTCAACGATGTGGTCAAGCTGCGGTTGAGTTGAATCTCTGCACCGTTCTGCAGTCGGCCATCGTGGAGCGCCTCCCGTCTTGGAGTGGGGCCTCACGGGGACAGCACAGGTTGCTGTTGTTGGTGGCTCCCGATGGGGTAAGCACGATTGAACGTCTGGCGAGTTCTTTGCAGGCGCAGGTGGAGGTGCTTGGGCCAGAGGACAACCATCAGGGCAATGGTCTGAGGGAGTTGAGCTGGAATCACACAACCCTGCATCTGCGCAATCACGATCCCAACTGGACCTATCTGCAGATGCTTCTGCCCCAGCCGGAACAGGCCTGTATGGATGGGCTCCAGCAGCGCTGGGGCGATGATCTCGTGTGGCATCTCGAGGCAGTGCGTCAGCAGGGGGCCTTCCGATTGGCTGCTCTGCCAGTGGTCTATTGGAGAGGGGCTAAGGCTCTGCAGGACTTAATCGACGACTGTCTTGCCCAGGGGGCATTTGTGTTTAACCCCCATGTCCTCACTGTTGAGGGAGGAGGCCTTGGTGTGATTGATGGCGATCAGGTGGCAGCAAAGCATCGTCACGATCCTGATGGCTTGCTCAACCCAGGAAAGCTTGGCGGCTTCCCAGCGTGA
- a CDS encoding pentapeptide repeat-containing protein, which translates to MRNQTLRSLFAIALLAVMTVLPFPVIALDTSTGVGLQDRALFQERVDYTLTNQSGGDFHGQNLVNTSFAGATGRGADFSDANLQGTIFTQAEFPEANFHGANLSDALMDRADFSKTDLRDALLVGVIAAGSSFAGADIEGADFTDALLDREDQRRLCQDADGVNSSSGVSTRDSLDC; encoded by the coding sequence ATGCGCAACCAGACTCTGCGCTCACTGTTCGCGATTGCTCTGCTGGCGGTCATGACAGTGCTGCCATTCCCTGTAATCGCTCTCGACACCTCCACCGGTGTGGGGCTTCAGGATCGAGCCTTATTCCAAGAGCGGGTGGATTACACCCTGACCAACCAGAGCGGCGGTGACTTCCACGGCCAGAACCTCGTCAACACTTCTTTCGCCGGTGCAACTGGCAGGGGTGCTGATTTCAGCGACGCCAACCTGCAAGGAACAATCTTCACCCAAGCGGAATTCCCAGAAGCCAATTTCCATGGAGCCAACCTCAGTGATGCGCTGATGGATCGTGCCGATTTCTCCAAAACAGATCTTCGCGATGCCTTGCTTGTTGGCGTGATCGCTGCCGGAAGCAGCTTTGCCGGTGCAGATATTGAAGGCGCTGATTTCACGGATGCTTTGTTGGATCGGGAAGACCAACGTCGGCTCTGTCAGGACGCTGATGGCGTCAATTCCAGCAGCGGTGTCTCCACCCGCGACAGCCTTGACTGCTGA
- a CDS encoding folylpolyglutamate synthase/dihydrofolate synthase family protein, giving the protein MILSKLDPIDELADLLSPFEQRGMDLSLERMQRALADLANPCADVPAVQVVGTNGKGSIACMIHSGLTAAGLHSGLTTSPHLTSWCERICVNQQQIELPQLRQRLKQLQPLAQHHNLTPFEQLISAALVHFEANTLDWLVLEAGLGGRLDATTAHPYRPLIAIGSIGMDHCEHLGHSLTAISSEKAAVISPGAHVISAPQHEEVTKVLEARSQDMGATLEWVEPLPDAWELGLPGHLQRRNGAVARAALRRMNALGSAITEGQIRQGLAQARWPGRLQTLHWNHQSVRVDGAHNPDAAQQLALERRCWNQPGHQQIWILGIQGHKQAPEMLRILLEPNDEAWIVPVPGHVSWTADALSEIFPTHAHQLRSASSVEDVLIKLFKNDSDRPRPMPVIAGSLYLIGSLLNEGVLQEP; this is encoded by the coding sequence GTGATTCTCTCCAAGCTTGATCCCATCGATGAGTTGGCGGACCTGCTCTCCCCCTTTGAGCAGCGGGGAATGGATCTATCCCTTGAGCGAATGCAAAGGGCACTTGCTGATCTAGCCAACCCCTGCGCTGATGTTCCCGCCGTGCAGGTGGTGGGCACCAATGGCAAGGGGTCAATCGCTTGCATGATTCACAGCGGCCTGACAGCAGCAGGTCTGCACTCTGGCCTCACCACCTCTCCCCATCTCACCAGTTGGTGTGAACGGATTTGCGTGAACCAGCAGCAGATTGAGCTACCTCAACTACGCCAACGCTTAAAACAACTCCAACCGCTGGCTCAGCACCACAACCTGACCCCGTTCGAGCAGCTGATCAGCGCAGCCTTGGTCCATTTCGAAGCCAATACCCTGGATTGGCTCGTCCTAGAAGCAGGCCTTGGAGGAAGGCTGGATGCCACAACGGCCCATCCCTATCGACCTCTCATCGCCATTGGCTCGATCGGAATGGATCACTGCGAGCATCTTGGGCACTCCTTAACCGCCATCAGCAGCGAAAAAGCAGCGGTCATCAGCCCTGGAGCCCATGTAATCAGTGCCCCTCAACACGAGGAGGTGACCAAGGTCTTGGAGGCGCGTAGCCAAGACATGGGCGCAACGCTGGAGTGGGTGGAGCCCCTCCCAGACGCGTGGGAGTTAGGGCTACCTGGACATCTGCAACGGCGTAATGGAGCCGTTGCCCGTGCAGCGCTGCGACGCATGAATGCACTGGGCAGCGCGATCACAGAGGGGCAAATCCGGCAAGGCCTGGCCCAAGCCCGTTGGCCTGGACGGCTGCAAACGCTTCACTGGAACCACCAATCTGTGCGTGTGGATGGAGCCCACAACCCCGATGCAGCTCAGCAGCTCGCGCTCGAGCGTCGATGCTGGAACCAGCCAGGGCATCAGCAGATCTGGATTCTTGGCATTCAGGGCCACAAGCAAGCCCCAGAGATGCTCAGGATTCTGTTGGAACCAAACGATGAAGCCTGGATCGTGCCGGTGCCAGGGCATGTCAGCTGGACAGCTGACGCATTGAGCGAGATCTTCCCAACGCATGCGCATCAACTGAGGAGCGCATCAAGCGTGGAGGACGTTCTCATCAAACTGTTTAAGAACGACTCAGACAGACCGAGGCCAATGCCTGTGATTGCAGGCTCCTTGTACTTGATTGGATCGTTGTTGAACGAGGGAGTACTGCAAGAGCCCTAA
- a CDS encoding aspartate aminotransferase family protein has protein sequence MAGTSTKTTDLSESPPTAVMGTYNRYPLTLVRGKGCWVRDHKGHRYLDAVAGIATCTLGHSNRAMRRALKDQLSRLQHVSNLYEIPEQEELARWLVNNSCADSVFFCNSGAEANEAAIKLARKHGHQRRGIERPVILTAAASFHGRTLAAVSATGQPRYHIGFEPMVEGFETFTYNDIHSFELLLNRLEAHGPQVCAVLIEPLQGEGGVNPGDPEVFRAMRRHCDERNILLIFDEVQVGMGRSGRLWGYEQLDVQPDVITLAKGLGGGHAIGALLTTKHADLFTPGDHASTFGGNPFACRAGLTVARELERRQLLRNVSERGAQLRAGLNQLIKRFPQQLEDARGWGLLQGLVLREDCDLNAADVVKAALAQKLLLVPAGTKVVRMVPPLVIDRREVNELLSRLERTLDLLNA, from the coding sequence ATGGCAGGTACATCCACAAAAACCACTGACTTATCGGAGTCTCCCCCCACTGCTGTGATGGGGACCTACAACCGCTACCCGCTCACCCTGGTGCGTGGGAAAGGCTGCTGGGTCCGTGACCACAAAGGCCATCGCTACCTCGATGCTGTAGCTGGAATTGCCACCTGCACCCTCGGCCATAGCAACCGCGCGATGCGGCGCGCTCTGAAGGATCAGCTCAGCCGCCTGCAGCACGTCTCCAATCTTTATGAGATTCCCGAGCAAGAAGAGCTAGCCCGTTGGCTCGTGAACAACAGCTGCGCAGACAGTGTGTTCTTCTGCAATTCCGGTGCGGAAGCCAATGAAGCGGCCATCAAATTGGCCCGCAAACATGGCCACCAACGGCGGGGAATCGAACGACCCGTCATCTTGACGGCTGCAGCGAGCTTCCATGGCCGCACGCTGGCAGCGGTGAGCGCCACCGGTCAACCTCGCTATCACATTGGGTTTGAGCCGATGGTGGAGGGATTTGAGACCTTCACTTACAACGACATCCACAGCTTTGAACTGCTTTTAAACCGCCTAGAGGCCCATGGCCCTCAGGTTTGCGCTGTGCTGATCGAGCCGCTCCAAGGTGAAGGCGGTGTGAATCCAGGCGATCCCGAAGTGTTCCGTGCGATGCGTCGCCACTGCGATGAACGCAACATCCTGTTGATCTTTGACGAAGTTCAAGTGGGAATGGGTCGCAGCGGCAGGCTCTGGGGCTACGAGCAACTCGATGTCCAACCAGATGTGATCACCTTGGCGAAAGGACTCGGTGGTGGCCATGCGATCGGTGCCCTGCTCACAACCAAACACGCCGACCTGTTCACACCTGGAGATCACGCCAGCACGTTTGGCGGCAATCCATTTGCTTGTCGCGCTGGTCTAACCGTCGCCCGCGAATTGGAACGGAGACAGCTGCTCCGCAACGTGTCAGAACGCGGTGCGCAATTAAGAGCTGGACTCAACCAACTCATCAAACGCTTTCCTCAACAACTCGAGGATGCCCGAGGTTGGGGATTGCTGCAGGGATTGGTTCTCCGAGAGGACTGCGATCTCAATGCTGCTGATGTTGTAAAAGCAGCCTTAGCGCAAAAACTCTTGCTCGTGCCTGCCGGAACCAAGGTAGTGCGGATGGTTCCTCCCCTAGTGATTGATCGCCGAGAGGTGAACGAGCTGCTCTCCCGACTTGAACGCACGCTGGACTTGCTCAACGCGTGA